A section of the bacterium SCSIO 12696 genome encodes:
- a CDS encoding HD-GYP domain-containing protein encodes MRLTKVSVANLQPGMFIAELDRPWLETPFALQGFVVRDQDEVHYISQYVDYVYVDIDYSGTKVFLPFTQPSQKAKPEDPRLRIKADFHQAKLSFESASQSLDRVFDSLSKGRHTDIKVVKNAVNPLIDGVFRNKEAVAALVRLKEASDYRYNHGISMAVWAAILGRHLGLQRSELEKLVVGCAMCDVGMTKLSGDYLEKPDPLSEEQRRSLKEHPIVGSKMVAASGDGDMEILAIIENHHERYDGSGYPRGVDGAAIPLLARIAGLVDTYDAMITPRPYAPSRSSYEAVQELLDLKGQTFQESLVEQFVQAIGLFPTGSLVELNSGEVAIVVKQNETRRLKPEVVLVLDSGKNRRHQVELVDLAASGLVGSDARWIIRELQPGSFGVNSEEYFI; translated from the coding sequence ATGCGCCTTACCAAAGTCTCTGTTGCCAACCTACAGCCGGGCATGTTTATTGCCGAGCTGGATCGCCCTTGGCTGGAGACACCGTTTGCCCTGCAGGGCTTTGTGGTTCGCGACCAGGACGAAGTACATTACATATCCCAATACGTGGATTATGTGTACGTAGACATCGATTATTCCGGCACCAAGGTATTCCTGCCGTTTACCCAACCCAGCCAAAAGGCCAAGCCTGAAGATCCCAGGTTACGCATTAAAGCGGATTTTCATCAGGCCAAACTGTCTTTTGAGAGTGCCAGCCAGTCTTTGGACCGGGTTTTCGACTCCTTATCAAAAGGCCGTCACACCGACATCAAGGTGGTCAAAAACGCGGTTAACCCGCTAATTGACGGGGTATTTCGCAACAAAGAGGCAGTGGCCGCGCTGGTGCGCTTAAAAGAAGCCAGTGACTACCGCTATAACCACGGTATTTCCATGGCCGTATGGGCGGCCATCCTCGGTCGCCACCTGGGGTTGCAGCGCAGCGAGCTGGAAAAACTCGTGGTGGGCTGTGCCATGTGTGATGTGGGCATGACCAAACTGTCTGGCGATTACCTGGAAAAGCCAGACCCACTGTCTGAAGAACAGCGACGCTCACTCAAGGAACACCCCATCGTCGGCTCCAAAATGGTGGCGGCCTCCGGTGATGGCGATATGGAAATCCTCGCCATTATTGAGAATCACCACGAACGCTACGATGGCTCTGGGTACCCACGGGGCGTGGATGGTGCGGCCATCCCTCTGCTTGCGCGTATTGCTGGTCTGGTAGACACCTACGACGCCATGATTACACCACGCCCTTACGCGCCATCGCGCAGCTCTTACGAAGCCGTGCAAGAGCTGCTGGACCTGAAAGGCCAAACCTTTCAGGAGTCTCTGGTGGAGCAATTTGTTCAGGCCATTGGTTTATTCCCTACCGGTTCACTGGTGGAACTGAACAGTGGCGAAGTCGCCATTGTCGTCAAGCAAAACGAGACTCGTCGCCTCAAACCGGAAGTGGTGTTGGTGCTGGATAGCGGCAAAAACCGCCGTCATCAGGTAGAGCTTGTTGATCTGGCCGCTTCCGGGTTAGTGGGGTCTGATGCTCGCTGGATCATCCGTGAGCTACAGCCAGGCAGCTTTGGTGTGAACAGTGAAGAATATTTCATTTAG
- the yciH gene encoding stress response translation initiation inhibitor YciH, with protein sequence MSKNSRLVYSTDQGRIKPPQEDVADRPSGDGVVRLSRETKGRKGKGVTLVTGLNLPEPQMKQLAKRLKQLCGAGGALKNGVIELQTDNREKIKAELEKQGHNVKIAGG encoded by the coding sequence ATGAGCAAAAACAGCCGCCTGGTTTATTCCACCGACCAGGGACGAATCAAGCCCCCGCAAGAAGATGTTGCCGATAGACCCAGTGGTGACGGCGTTGTCCGCCTCAGCAGAGAGACCAAAGGCCGCAAGGGTAAAGGGGTCACGCTGGTTACCGGACTCAACCTGCCTGAGCCACAAATGAAACAACTGGCCAAACGTTTAAAGCAGTTGTGCGGTGCTGGTGGCGCTCTGAAAAATGGTGTTATCGAACTTCAAACGGATAACCGGGAAAAAATAAAAGCCGAACTGGAAAAACAAGGCCACAACGTCAAAATCGCTGGAGGTTAG
- a CDS encoding GGDEF domain-containing protein, with the protein MASYLGLVDLADYEHLVDSLGSESAKYLRQDFFNRLQDWPRPDDKIRILKNQRFLVIFRGMDSPAALELATAKLARLFEEPCDLLGDPVAIPVHAGFTRLQSDTQTAIQEARAALRTAKRSGELYQVYSPEQQGKLKDELQLVSNLEAAVELGEFQLHYQPKVHARHNSLVGAEALIRWHTKKREVVLPSEFIHIAEKHTVIRPMTWWVIKSAVATLSRWSPELSISVNVTPSLLLDDEIFIVVRDALDIFSVEPQRLILEVTENIMVDNQAMMLSQLAKLRKTGVKISIDDFGTGYSSLAYFRDLPTDELKIDKSFVMRMLGSPKDQSIVKTVIDLAHNFSLKVVAEGVENKAIAVRLKEMGCDILQGYYYDRPLPLDDFDQRYRPGQ; encoded by the coding sequence ATGGCCAGTTATCTCGGCTTGGTGGATCTCGCGGATTACGAGCATCTGGTAGATAGCCTGGGCTCTGAAAGTGCCAAATACCTGCGCCAGGACTTTTTCAATCGGCTTCAGGATTGGCCCCGCCCTGACGACAAAATCCGTATTCTTAAAAACCAGCGCTTTTTGGTGATCTTTCGTGGTATGGATAGCCCTGCTGCCCTGGAGCTGGCCACGGCAAAACTGGCGCGCTTGTTTGAGGAGCCCTGCGACTTGCTGGGTGACCCAGTGGCTATCCCAGTGCACGCAGGATTTACCCGGCTCCAGAGCGATACCCAAACAGCCATTCAAGAAGCACGGGCGGCCCTGCGTACCGCAAAACGCAGCGGCGAGCTGTACCAGGTTTACAGCCCTGAACAGCAAGGCAAGTTAAAAGATGAACTGCAACTGGTCAGCAATCTGGAAGCCGCAGTCGAGCTGGGCGAATTTCAGTTGCACTACCAACCCAAAGTGCACGCACGCCATAACAGCCTGGTTGGTGCAGAAGCACTGATACGCTGGCACACCAAAAAACGTGAAGTAGTGCTGCCCAGTGAATTTATCCACATTGCCGAAAAGCACACGGTGATTCGCCCAATGACCTGGTGGGTGATCAAATCCGCTGTAGCCACATTGTCTCGGTGGTCACCAGAACTCAGTATTTCAGTGAATGTCACGCCCTCACTGCTGCTGGACGACGAAATTTTTATCGTGGTGCGGGATGCCCTGGATATCTTTTCTGTCGAGCCACAAAGGCTGATTCTGGAAGTCACTGAAAACATTATGGTGGACAATCAAGCAATGATGTTGTCACAACTGGCCAAACTGCGCAAAACCGGAGTCAAAATATCCATCGACGATTTTGGTACTGGCTACAGTTCTCTGGCCTATTTTCGCGATTTACCGACGGACGAATTGAAGATCGACAAAAGTTTTGTGATGAGAATGCTTGGCTCACCCAAAGACCAATCCATTGTTAAAACAGTGATCGACCTGGCTCACAACTTCTCCCTGAAAGTCGTCGCCGAAGGCGTGGAAAACAAAGCCATTGCCGTGCGCCTCAAAGAGATGGGCTGCGATATCCTGCAAGGTTACTACTACGATCGCCCGCTGCCATTGGACGATTTCGATCAGCGCTACCGCCCCGGCCAATAA
- a CDS encoding amidohydrolase — protein MKRTLLLLALLSPLTAQAQQGDFSDLVSLYKHFHQNPELSFHEQESAALITSQLKQLGFEVTNDVGGHGLVAVLRNGDGPTVMVRADMDALPVQEQTGKPYASTKTVVDENGKTVHVMHACGHDVHMTVLVGTARQLVAKKDDWSGTLVMIGQPAEERGAGARSMLEDGLFKRFPLPDYNLMMHTSASLPAGTIGYTPEYAMANAQTATIRVKGIGGHGAIPHKTKDPVVLTAQIITALQTIVSREISPIDPGVISVGSVHGGTKGNIIPDYVDLQITIRSYRDDVHKKITDAISRITIGQAKSYGLPDELMPEISFRKNYTPAVYNHPTLTKRLLPTLTAALGADNVLEVPPIMAAEDFARYGRTAHKIPSHMFWLGSVNPAKYAQSQTEGSELPSLHSPFFAPEPEPTLKTGVRGMTALVMELMEQK, from the coding sequence ATGAAACGCACATTACTATTGTTGGCATTACTCAGCCCGCTTACTGCCCAAGCGCAGCAAGGCGATTTTTCCGACCTTGTGTCTTTGTACAAACATTTTCACCAAAACCCTGAGTTGTCGTTCCACGAACAGGAAAGCGCGGCACTGATCACCTCACAACTGAAACAACTGGGTTTTGAGGTTACCAATGACGTCGGTGGCCATGGCTTGGTAGCTGTACTGCGCAACGGTGATGGCCCAACGGTGATGGTGCGCGCCGATATGGACGCCCTGCCGGTACAAGAGCAAACCGGAAAACCCTACGCCAGTACCAAAACCGTGGTGGACGAAAATGGTAAAACCGTACACGTGATGCACGCCTGCGGCCACGACGTACATATGACTGTACTGGTGGGTACTGCTCGCCAATTGGTTGCCAAAAAAGACGACTGGAGCGGCACGCTGGTGATGATTGGCCAACCCGCTGAAGAGCGCGGAGCCGGTGCCCGCAGCATGCTGGAAGACGGCTTATTCAAACGTTTCCCCCTCCCCGACTACAATTTAATGATGCACACCAGCGCCTCGCTGCCTGCAGGTACCATCGGTTACACACCGGAGTACGCGATGGCCAACGCGCAAACCGCAACGATTCGGGTAAAAGGTATCGGTGGCCATGGCGCCATCCCCCATAAGACCAAAGACCCTGTGGTACTCACCGCACAGATTATTACGGCGCTGCAGACCATTGTTTCTCGAGAAATATCACCCATTGATCCAGGGGTGATCTCAGTGGGCTCCGTGCACGGAGGCACCAAAGGCAATATCATCCCCGACTATGTGGATCTACAGATCACCATTCGTTCCTACCGGGATGACGTTCACAAGAAAATTACCGATGCCATCAGTCGCATTACCATCGGCCAGGCAAAAAGCTACGGCCTGCCCGATGAGCTGATGCCCGAAATCAGTTTTCGAAAAAACTACACCCCAGCGGTTTACAACCACCCGACACTGACCAAGCGTCTGTTGCCAACATTAACTGCGGCGCTTGGGGCTGATAATGTTCTTGAAGTGCCCCCCATTATGGCCGCCGAAGACTTTGCCCGTTACGGTCGTACAGCCCACAAAATCCCCAGCCATATGTTCTGGCTCGGATCGGTAAACCCAGCCAAATACGCCCAATCACAAACTGAAGGCTCGGAATTGCCATCATTGCATTCGCCATTCTTTGCTCCCGAGCCAGAACCTACCCTCAAAACCGGTGTTCGCGGCATGACCGCTCTGGTGATGGAACTCATGGAACAAAAGTAG
- the greB gene encoding transcription elongation factor GreB — protein MGRYRPPSPKSSPYITAAGAARLEAELKQLWKVERPQVTAAVQEAAKNGDRSENGDYIYGKKRLREIDRRVRYLSKRLENLTVVDRAPSNQEKVFFGAWVTVENDAGEEHRYRIVGADELDPSQNYISVDSPMAKALLGKQLDDEATVVTPTGREELVIVDIEYQP, from the coding sequence ATGGGCCGCTACAGACCACCGTCACCCAAAAGCTCCCCTTACATCACCGCCGCCGGTGCCGCACGACTGGAGGCAGAACTTAAACAGCTTTGGAAAGTAGAGCGCCCACAAGTCACTGCGGCAGTTCAGGAAGCCGCTAAAAACGGTGACCGCTCTGAAAACGGCGATTACATCTACGGCAAAAAACGCCTGCGAGAAATCGACCGTCGGGTGCGCTACCTGAGCAAACGCCTGGAAAATTTGACCGTGGTAGACCGCGCGCCCAGCAATCAGGAAAAAGTATTTTTCGGCGCCTGGGTCACTGTAGAAAACGATGCTGGCGAAGAACACCGCTATCGCATTGTAGGCGCCGATGAACTGGACCCATCGCAAAACTACATCAGCGTGGACTCGCCTATGGCCAAAGCACTACTGGGCAAGCAACTGGATGACGAAGCGACGGTGGTTACGCCGACAGGCCGGGAGGAATTAGTGATTGTGGATATCGAGTATCAACCATAG
- a CDS encoding formylglycine-generating enzyme family protein, with protein sequence MKSVHSASIALFLYLLAPSLVAEVPEQKVINLPGGTFAMGCSANDSGCDPDEGSKGGVLVSVGPFAIDRHETSVAEYRTCVESGHCASTFDFVRNKYCTYDGPGRDQYPLNCVNWFQAQAYCQWRGGRLPLEAEWEYAARAGSSARNVWGDSDATCEQVIMDDGVTRANAGEETDGCGRDLLWPRGSREPNDFGLYDMQGSVAEWVANRYTPNSHQEYYANGQLSGPNSGRLKVIRGGAWDESARRQTLSSRWAKVPTGHRSIYGSNGFRCAYDLK encoded by the coding sequence ATGAAGTCCGTTCACAGCGCCTCTATCGCTCTTTTTCTTTACCTGCTTGCACCCAGCCTTGTAGCGGAAGTGCCTGAACAAAAAGTGATTAACTTACCCGGCGGCACTTTTGCCATGGGCTGCTCTGCCAACGACAGCGGCTGTGACCCGGATGAAGGATCAAAGGGAGGTGTGCTGGTGTCGGTAGGCCCTTTTGCCATTGATCGCCACGAAACCTCTGTTGCGGAGTACAGAACCTGTGTAGAAAGTGGCCACTGTGCATCAACGTTTGATTTTGTGCGCAATAAATACTGCACTTATGACGGCCCTGGGCGCGATCAGTACCCGTTGAATTGTGTGAATTGGTTTCAGGCTCAGGCCTATTGCCAGTGGCGTGGCGGCCGATTACCACTGGAAGCGGAATGGGAATACGCCGCCCGGGCAGGCAGTTCGGCGCGCAACGTATGGGGCGATAGCGACGCAACCTGTGAACAAGTGATTATGGACGACGGCGTCACCCGAGCAAACGCCGGTGAAGAAACCGATGGTTGCGGCCGCGACCTGTTATGGCCCCGGGGCAGTCGCGAGCCTAACGATTTTGGCTTATACGATATGCAAGGCAGCGTTGCCGAATGGGTGGCCAATCGTTACACCCCCAACTCCCATCAAGAGTACTATGCAAACGGTCAACTCAGCGGGCCTAACAGCGGCCGCCTCAAAGTGATTCGCGGCGGTGCTTGGGATGAATCCGCCCGCCGCCAGACCCTCTCCAGTCGCTGGGCAAAAGTGCCCACGGGCCACCGCAGCATCTACGGTTCCAACGGCTTTCGCTGTGCTTATGACCTGAAATAG
- a CDS encoding ion transporter: protein MPDTTLRQRLNTIIFGTDTPAGRRFDLVLIWLISISVVAVMLDTVTAVGERYGNELRTIEWCFTAVFTFEYLVRIYCSPKPLKYIFSFYGLVDLLSIVPTYLGLFFDGANYILVIRLLRVLRIFRVLKLLRYTSEANVLLRSVYQSRRKIFIFFSAVLVACTVFGTLMFLVEGPENGFTSIPKSIYWTIVTITTVGYGDIVPITAFGKIIASMAMLTGYSIIAIPTGILTAELATEIQRERIGRACRNCDKSGHDRDAVHCKFCGAKL from the coding sequence ATGCCTGATACTACGCTGCGCCAGCGGTTGAATACGATTATTTTTGGCACGGACACCCCGGCCGGGCGACGCTTCGACCTGGTATTGATCTGGTTGATCAGCATCAGTGTGGTGGCGGTGATGCTGGATACCGTCACCGCGGTAGGTGAGCGTTACGGCAATGAGCTGCGCACCATTGAGTGGTGCTTTACCGCAGTGTTTACCTTCGAATATCTGGTCCGTATCTACTGCTCGCCGAAGCCATTAAAATACATATTCAGCTTTTACGGGCTGGTGGATTTGCTTTCCATTGTGCCCACTTACTTGGGGCTGTTTTTCGATGGCGCCAATTACATTTTGGTGATTCGCCTATTGCGGGTGTTGCGCATATTCCGGGTATTAAAACTACTGCGCTACACCAGCGAAGCAAACGTATTGTTGCGCTCGGTGTATCAGTCTCGGCGTAAAATTTTTATTTTCTTCAGTGCGGTACTGGTGGCTTGTACGGTATTCGGCACGTTGATGTTTTTGGTGGAAGGGCCAGAAAATGGTTTTACCAGCATTCCCAAAAGCATTTACTGGACGATTGTTACGATTACCACGGTGGGCTATGGGGATATTGTGCCGATCACTGCGTTCGGAAAAATCATCGCCAGCATGGCGATGCTGACTGGCTACTCCATTATTGCCATTCCCACAGGCATACTCACCGCCGAATTGGCTACGGAGATTCAACGTGAGCGTATTGGCCGAGCCTGCCGAAATTGCGACAAAAGTGGGCACGACCGGGATGCGGTGCACTGTAAATTTTGTGGTGCGAAATTATAA
- a CDS encoding sel1 repeat family protein: MDKIQTRQILDDAKKEIEQGDCSLAYKILQPLINDENPEALYLFSMFGLSNGESIEEFEKRSVRLLTKAAGFEYPPAQYALGVYYDGGDLVEQDKLKAAMLFKAAAINGHSKAQLSYGLDLFYGSNGVKKDHILGLKYIQKAAEAGVEEAAEVLSELKE; this comes from the coding sequence ATGGATAAGATACAAACTCGACAAATTTTAGATGACGCGAAAAAAGAAATTGAGCAAGGCGATTGCAGCCTTGCCTACAAAATCCTTCAACCACTGATTAATGATGAGAACCCTGAAGCGTTATATTTATTTTCAATGTTTGGTTTATCGAATGGCGAGAGCATTGAAGAATTTGAAAAAAGAAGTGTTAGGCTTTTAACCAAAGCGGCTGGATTTGAATATCCACCAGCGCAATATGCGCTTGGCGTTTATTATGATGGAGGAGATTTAGTTGAACAGGATAAATTGAAGGCTGCCATGCTGTTTAAAGCTGCTGCAATCAACGGGCATTCGAAGGCTCAATTAAGTTATGGGCTTGATCTTTTCTATGGGTCTAATGGGGTTAAAAAAGACCATATTCTTGGATTGAAATACATTCAAAAAGCTGCTGAGGCAGGTGTTGAGGAGGCGGCTGAAGTGCTTAGTGAATTAAAAGAATGA
- a CDS encoding S9 family peptidase, whose amino-acid sequence MKTAPYGSWKSPITPELITKAAPGLDLPQVDGDNLYWLESRPWENGRNVVMRRNSDGTISDALPAPLGARSKVHEYGGAPYWVANNVLYFCLDADQRIYRLTLDNPGSLPEPLTPEPASGDHSLRYADFCIDTVNQQLICVCETHQPGQHEPHNALVSVRLDGSQQIHTLASGADFYSNPRISPDGQQISWLCWHHPQMPWDGTELWLADYRNGKPQKPQLVAGGPNESVFQPQWSPQGELLFVSDRSNWWNIYRLEADGSATAVCSKDMEFATPQWVFGMSTYGFLNADTLVCCYTKNSQWHLATIDVHSGCLTDYGNSYTDLSALHANGGNAYMIAGSPYNGPQLVEFSNGQITALYGDDSLPFDRGYLSTPEAISYPSTEGATAQAIYYPPTNLDYQAIEGELPPLMVMCHGGPTASANTALNLKAQFWASRGFAVVDVNYRGSTGFGRHYRDALKGNWGLRDVDDVVAGANYLASQQLADPQRMAIRGGSAGGYTVLAALTFHNTFKAGASLYGIGDLEMLARDTHKFEARYMDSLVGPYPETKQVYQARSPINHIEQLNSPVIFLQGLDDKVVPPNQAEAMIAALNHKKVANAYVPFMGEGHGFRKAENIIRAYQAELYFYARIFGFQLAEPVEPIHISNLEH is encoded by the coding sequence GTGAAAACAGCCCCTTACGGCTCCTGGAAATCACCCATTACTCCGGAGTTGATTACCAAGGCAGCGCCCGGTTTGGATCTACCGCAGGTCGACGGTGACAACCTCTACTGGCTGGAATCCCGCCCCTGGGAAAACGGCCGCAATGTAGTGATGAGGCGCAACAGTGATGGCACCATCAGCGATGCATTGCCTGCGCCCCTGGGAGCTCGCAGCAAAGTACACGAATACGGTGGCGCTCCTTACTGGGTCGCTAACAACGTGCTGTACTTTTGTTTGGATGCGGATCAACGCATCTATCGACTGACTTTGGACAACCCAGGCTCACTACCGGAGCCGTTAACACCAGAACCCGCATCGGGGGACCATTCGTTACGCTACGCGGACTTCTGCATAGATACGGTTAACCAACAGCTGATCTGCGTGTGCGAAACCCATCAACCCGGCCAACATGAACCTCACAATGCCCTGGTCAGCGTTCGTCTGGATGGCAGCCAGCAAATTCATACCTTGGCCAGTGGCGCTGACTTTTACAGCAACCCACGCATCAGCCCAGACGGCCAACAGATCAGCTGGTTGTGCTGGCACCACCCACAAATGCCCTGGGATGGCACTGAGCTGTGGCTGGCGGATTACAGAAATGGCAAACCACAAAAACCGCAGCTGGTGGCTGGCGGGCCCAACGAGTCTGTATTCCAACCCCAGTGGTCGCCACAGGGCGAGCTGCTTTTTGTGTCTGACCGCAGCAATTGGTGGAATATCTACCGGCTCGAAGCGGACGGCAGCGCGACAGCGGTTTGCTCAAAAGACATGGAGTTCGCCACGCCTCAATGGGTGTTTGGCATGTCCACTTACGGTTTTTTAAACGCCGACACCCTTGTTTGTTGTTACACCAAAAACAGCCAATGGCACCTGGCAACCATCGATGTGCACAGCGGCTGCTTAACCGACTACGGCAACTCATACACTGACCTTTCAGCGTTACACGCCAATGGCGGTAACGCCTACATGATTGCCGGTTCGCCCTACAATGGCCCACAACTGGTTGAATTTAGTAACGGCCAGATAACCGCGCTCTACGGTGATGATTCGCTGCCATTTGATCGAGGTTACCTCTCTACACCGGAAGCCATCAGCTACCCAAGCACCGAAGGTGCCACGGCACAGGCGATTTACTACCCACCCACCAATTTGGATTACCAAGCCATCGAAGGGGAGCTGCCACCGTTGATGGTGATGTGCCATGGCGGCCCCACCGCATCTGCTAACACCGCACTCAACCTGAAAGCGCAATTTTGGGCCAGCCGGGGATTTGCGGTTGTGGACGTCAACTATCGCGGCAGCACCGGCTTTGGCCGCCACTATCGAGATGCTTTAAAGGGCAACTGGGGCCTACGGGATGTAGACGATGTAGTGGCTGGCGCCAATTACCTGGCCTCCCAACAACTGGCTGACCCGCAGCGCATGGCAATTCGCGGCGGCAGTGCCGGAGGCTATACCGTGTTGGCCGCGCTGACCTTTCACAACACTTTTAAAGCCGGTGCCAGCCTTTACGGCATCGGCGACCTGGAAATGCTGGCAAGGGACACTCACAAGTTTGAAGCCCGTTATATGGACAGCCTGGTTGGCCCCTACCCGGAAACCAAACAGGTTTACCAGGCTCGCTCCCCCATCAACCATATCGAACAATTAAACAGCCCAGTGATATTTCTCCAGGGACTGGACGATAAAGTAGTGCCACCCAACCAGGCGGAAGCGATGATCGCGGCCCTCAACCACAAAAAAGTCGCCAACGCTTACGTACCCTTTATGGGCGAAGGTCACGGCTTCCGCAAAGCGGAAAATATTATTCGCGCCTACCAGGCAGAATTGTATTTTTACGCGCGTATTTTTGGCTTCCAACTGGCAGAGCCAGTAGAGCCCATTCATATCAGCAACTTGGAACACTGA